The nucleotide window AGTGTTTTGGGTAATATTATTGCCCGTATTCCTGCTGATAAAATTGATAATCCTGTCGGTGCGGTGGAATATTATACCAAAGAAGGAATCTGGGAAAATAAACTGAATCCCGAAAAGGTTAAGGTTGTGCTTGATGCCTGTGTTTCTGAATTAAGTGTAAGATACCATGCCGCTGATAAGAAATGGAGGGCTGTTTATTTAACAACACAAAACAAAGGTGACAAATTATTGTATCAGACAGCAGATAAGCTGGAAGGTCCCTGGAGTGAGCCAAAAGTTTTAGGATTGCCGATTCCGGAGGTTGATCCTAAGAGTAATCTATATGACAAAGGGAATTTTTGTTATGCCGGGAAAGAGCATATCGAATTTTCAGGGGATAAAAATATGGTTGTGACTTACGTCTGTAATTCAGCGGACGATATGCAAAGCCAAACAAGTTTCCTGCGCCGTAATCTTTTTCTCTACCGTCCGGTGGTAAACAATATAAACTATTGAAATGCAAATTGGTTTTAATAATGGATTTCCGATCAGGTTGGGAATGACAAAATCATAAAATTATACAAGTGCGATATTAAAAATAGAACGCGGCGTTTATTATTTTATACTTTAATTCAACTTTTAAATCAAAGATGATATCGAGGCGGCTAGGCGGAGGCGACGAAGCGTATTACTAATACGTTGAGGTAGCCGACAACGACGCCAACAAAGATAGCGCTTTGAGTTGGAAGTTGAATCAGATTCCAAGCCATCTGACAAAGTTATACGCCGCAATCCCGCCCAAGTAGGAAACAAGAAGAGTAATGATAATGGAGGAATAAAACCATTTATTGCTGTTCATTTCTTTTTTCAATACGGCGATTGTCGCAGCGCAGGGTATGAAGAGCATCATCACCACAAGAAACGCCGCTGCTGATTCCGGACTCATTATGGTGGGCAGTATATTGGATAAGCCATCCCTACCCACGGAATAAAGAACTCCCAGCGTGGCCACAACATTTTCCTTTGCCACCAGACCGGTTAAAAGTGCGGTAATCATCTTCCAGTCAAGTCCCAGCGGCACGCCCAGCGGCTGGAGCAATTTCCCGAATGAAGCAAGAAAACTTTCTTCCACAACTCCCTTCGGAAAATACGATAAAAACCAGATAATCAGGGAGACGCCCAGAATTACGGTTCCCGCTTTGCGGATAAACGATAATGTCCGCGACCAGATAACCATCATGATAGTTTTTACATCTGGAGTGTGGTAGATGGGCAATTCCATTATAAACGGCGCATCCTGTTTCCAGAGAGTTTTATTGACAAATATTCCGGCAATACCGAGCACAACGATATTCAGAGCCACAATGCTCCAGGATACATAAGCGGCATTTTCTCTAAAGACGGCGGCAGAGACAAGTGTCAATACGGCCAGCCGGGCAGTGCAGGGAACAAACGGAATTAAAAGCAGGGTAATCATTCTGGCCTTGCGTGTTTCGATAATCCGCGTGCCCAGAACAGCGGGCACATTACAGCCGAATCCCAGGAACATGGGAATAAAGCTTTTACCATGCAGGCCGACAAGATGCATGATTCTGTCCATGACAAAAGCCGCGCGCGCCATATAGCCTATATCTTCCAAAAGAGCCATGATGGTGAAAAATATCAGCAGAACCGGCAGAAAAGTAAGCACAGAACCAGCTCCGCCGATGACACCGTTGAGCAATAAGCCCCCGATCCAGACCGGCCAGCCAGTTGTAAAAGGTTCACAGAATTTTATTAAATGCTGAATCTGATTGCTTAGCCAGCCTTGAAGAGGAACGCCCACCGCGTAGGTGAGAAAAAAAACAAAAGCCATGACCGCGAGCAGAACGGGAATGCCGAATATAGGACGGGTAAGAATGTGGTCAATTCTGTCAGTAAGAACCACCTGTCCCATTTTAAAACGGGACACGACCGCTCTGGTAATTTTTTCAATCCAG belongs to Deltaproteobacteria bacterium HGW-Deltaproteobacteria-2 and includes:
- the feoB gene encoding ferrous iron transport protein B, which encodes MSDYINITSLHEGDQGVIHSIEGGAAITSRLAGMGIVTNARFRVAQASGGLIVIQVANTRIALGQGEASKIMVYKIDPEIEVCLPPIEKEIFVALVGQPNVGKSTVFNILTGLSQHVGNWPGKTVEKKEGTHRADNVLIRIVDLPGTYSLTAFSEEERVARDFIIQEIPDLVVLVLNAAALERGLYLLSEVLLLNRPVIVALNMLDVASAQGIEIDTRALQDSLGIPVIPMVAKRNSGIKELVSQISAIASSEYKYNPDLPEVSTDHLQIYHDILKLVRPYIQEPYTSEWIAVKLMEGDPEVSKMVEGKAQKSARDEIESLLIKHEDALHAVVNGRYDWIEKITRAVVSRFKMGQVVLTDRIDHILTRPIFGIPVLLAVMAFVFFLTYAVGVPLQGWLSNQIQHLIKFCEPFTTGWPVWIGGLLLNGVIGGAGSVLTFLPVLLIFFTIMALLEDIGYMARAAFVMDRIMHLVGLHGKSFIPMFLGFGCNVPAVLGTRIIETRKARMITLLLIPFVPCTARLAVLTLVSAAVFRENAAYVSWSIVALNIVVLGIAGIFVNKTLWKQDAPFIMELPIYHTPDVKTIMMVIWSRTLSFIRKAGTVILGVSLIIWFLSYFPKGVVEESFLASFGKLLQPLGVPLGLDWKMITALLTGLVAKENVVATLGVLYSVGRDGLSNILPTIMSPESAAAFLVVMMLFIPCAATIAVLKKEMNSNKWFYSSIIITLLVSYLGGIAAYNFVRWLGI